A genomic window from Streptomyces sp. WMMC940 includes:
- a CDS encoding (2Fe-2S)-binding protein, giving the protein MTTTPARLVRAEPGPPYEISFDGLPVPALPGQSVAAALWAAGILAWRTTRDGGSPRGAFCGIGTCFDCLATVNGRPNRRACLVPARPGDVITTQKGTGHDDLAV; this is encoded by the coding sequence GTGACCACCACCCCGGCCCGGCTCGTCCGCGCCGAACCCGGCCCTCCGTACGAGATCAGCTTCGACGGGCTCCCCGTCCCCGCCCTGCCCGGACAGAGCGTCGCCGCAGCCCTGTGGGCAGCCGGAATCCTCGCCTGGCGCACCACCCGCGACGGCGGTTCCCCCCGAGGCGCCTTCTGCGGGATCGGCACCTGCTTCGACTGCCTCGCCACCGTCAACGGCCGCCCCAACCGCCGCGCCTGTCTCGTCCCCGCCCGCCCGGGCGACGTGATCACCACACAGAAGGGGACCGGCCATGACGACCTCGCCGTCTGA
- a CDS encoding dihydrodipicolinate synthase family protein, translating to MASAPLRTRPWHGIMVATALPLRDDLSVDYDAYAAHVAWLIENGCDGVVPNGSLGEYQTLTDDERARVVRTAVEAAGDGSRVMPGVSAYGCAEARRWADQAAGAGAGSVLLLPPNAYRADPDTVAAHYAEAARSGLPVVAYNNPYDTRTDLTPDLLARLHGEQSIVAVKEFSGDVRRAYEITELAPGLDLLIGADDVLLELALSGAVGWIAGFPNALPVACATLYRAAVAGDLDTALPLYRSLHPLLRWDSRTEFVQAIKLSMDLAGRPGGPTRPPRSPLTGDQETAVRAATEKALAEGHH from the coding sequence ATGGCATCCGCACCCCTCCGCACACGTCCCTGGCACGGCATCATGGTCGCCACCGCCCTGCCCCTCCGCGACGACCTCTCCGTCGACTACGACGCCTACGCCGCCCACGTCGCCTGGCTGATCGAGAACGGCTGTGACGGCGTCGTCCCCAACGGATCCCTCGGCGAGTACCAGACGCTCACCGACGACGAACGCGCCCGTGTGGTCCGCACCGCCGTCGAGGCGGCGGGCGACGGGAGCCGTGTGATGCCCGGAGTCTCGGCCTACGGCTGCGCCGAAGCCCGCCGCTGGGCCGACCAGGCCGCCGGCGCCGGCGCCGGGTCCGTCCTCCTGCTGCCCCCCAACGCCTACCGCGCCGACCCGGACACCGTCGCCGCCCACTACGCCGAGGCCGCCCGGTCAGGTCTGCCCGTCGTCGCCTACAACAACCCCTACGACACCCGCACCGACCTCACCCCCGATCTGCTCGCCCGGCTGCACGGCGAACAGAGCATCGTCGCCGTCAAGGAGTTCAGCGGCGACGTCCGCCGCGCCTACGAGATCACCGAACTCGCCCCGGGCCTCGACCTGCTGATCGGCGCCGACGACGTCCTGCTCGAACTCGCCCTGTCCGGCGCGGTCGGCTGGATCGCCGGATTCCCCAACGCCCTTCCCGTCGCCTGCGCCACGCTCTACCGCGCCGCCGTCGCCGGCGACCTCGACACCGCGCTGCCGCTCTACAGGTCCCTGCACCCTCTGCTGCGCTGGGACTCCCGGACAGAGTTCGTCCAGGCCATCAAGCTCTCCATGGACCTTGCCGGGCGTCCCGGCGGTCCGACCCGCCCGCCCCGCTCACCCCTGACCGGCGATCAGGAGACCGCCGTCCGCGCCGCGACCGAGAAGGCCCTCGCGGAAGGCCACCACTAG
- a CDS encoding collagenase, giving the protein MSQPRPTLPGSPRRPLLAAAVAAALLAPLGQTAHAAAPGDPAARPAPAAFTGRSVPAAPAAHGANPHDEVDRLAHAPKPAAAPAPAPGDLVQGRTPGRQGPASTRTDTARSSDTRTAAGVPCTLDGLTRLGPQQLADFLADPAVTADGCLSGLVWNWDARLAPVMSDAHVQAVGRRISSLAAPHNGTNGTHLLEMFTFLHAVAYHDFSRPEIDITDIPTTEVLRRAVNDFGTATRTFDVTRTNAETLREALYTASAPGLRHSQLGLVKKVLATMDKYHKGQYDDASWGGAALAALSVNYLGVHPGNKDTAFHNVVTGNVSYRAAFRAFAGHTHLKGTVNEWVVRDALSEYGRFGQIEALNSGIVPDLGALLPVARANFGDGSRPWASLVSWLTFYGACKPYAVCKDDIERLIFPRTFTYDNGAIKVRTGLDHATVDQLYYASKQVKAQFHRVLGAEAPLAGDTNTSLNIVLYASRADYEVYHPILTGMGTANGGIYIERGATFYTYQRRVPQDSSLTLEELFRHEYVHYLNGRWAVPGYFGEGPWYSGDRTTAMDEGTAEFFDGATRDDGMAVRRSLVQGVIDDTAGGGPRMTVNQLLHATYDGDGFRFYDYAGTFFEFLWTERPSLLREMYGLLRADDPAGFDAWRGRLGGDPALQRAYDAFLDAQIAKVDELFVPNTTYIPNDRLRDASAEAVRESFVAATQSHPVCTENDDPGKRRFTCTGRITANLTDSTSPDLVFKDMSETVDYFILDRAGAASTNLADMNCSFGPVDIWTNGRAGTSTYRCEGPLRS; this is encoded by the coding sequence GTGTCCCAGCCTCGACCCACGCTGCCCGGATCCCCGCGCAGACCTCTGCTCGCCGCAGCGGTCGCCGCCGCCCTGCTCGCTCCGCTCGGCCAGACCGCGCACGCCGCCGCACCCGGCGATCCCGCGGCCCGTCCCGCGCCCGCCGCCTTCACCGGCCGGTCCGTTCCCGCCGCCCCCGCCGCCCACGGCGCGAACCCCCACGACGAGGTCGACCGTCTCGCGCACGCCCCCAAACCCGCCGCAGCCCCCGCCCCCGCTCCGGGAGACCTCGTCCAGGGCCGCACCCCGGGCCGCCAGGGCCCGGCGTCCACCCGCACCGACACCGCCCGGAGCAGTGACACCCGCACCGCCGCCGGCGTCCCCTGCACCCTCGACGGCCTCACCCGCCTGGGCCCCCAGCAGCTCGCCGACTTCCTCGCCGACCCCGCCGTCACCGCCGACGGCTGCCTCTCCGGACTCGTCTGGAACTGGGACGCCCGCCTCGCCCCGGTCATGTCCGACGCCCACGTCCAGGCCGTGGGCCGGCGCATATCCTCACTCGCCGCCCCACACAACGGCACCAACGGCACCCACCTGCTGGAGATGTTCACCTTCCTCCACGCCGTCGCCTACCACGACTTCTCACGCCCCGAGATCGACATCACCGACATCCCGACCACAGAGGTCCTGCGACGCGCGGTCAACGACTTCGGTACCGCCACCCGCACCTTCGACGTCACCCGGACCAACGCCGAGACCCTCCGGGAGGCGCTCTACACCGCCAGCGCCCCCGGCCTGCGGCACAGCCAGCTCGGGCTGGTCAAGAAGGTCCTCGCCACGATGGACAAGTACCACAAGGGCCAGTACGACGACGCCTCCTGGGGCGGCGCGGCGCTCGCCGCCCTCTCCGTCAACTACCTCGGCGTCCATCCCGGCAACAAGGACACCGCCTTCCACAACGTCGTCACGGGTAACGTCTCCTACCGCGCCGCCTTCCGGGCCTTCGCCGGCCACACCCACCTCAAGGGCACCGTCAATGAGTGGGTCGTGCGAGACGCGCTGAGCGAGTACGGCCGATTCGGCCAGATCGAAGCCCTCAACAGCGGGATCGTCCCCGACCTCGGCGCCCTGCTGCCCGTCGCCCGCGCCAACTTCGGCGACGGCAGCCGCCCCTGGGCCTCGCTCGTCTCCTGGCTCACCTTCTACGGGGCGTGCAAGCCCTACGCGGTCTGCAAGGACGACATCGAGCGCCTGATATTCCCCCGCACCTTCACCTACGACAACGGCGCCATCAAGGTCCGCACCGGCCTCGACCACGCCACCGTCGACCAGCTCTACTACGCGAGCAAGCAGGTCAAGGCACAGTTCCACCGTGTGCTCGGCGCCGAGGCCCCGCTCGCCGGCGACACCAACACCTCGTTGAACATCGTGCTCTACGCCTCCCGCGCCGACTACGAGGTCTACCACCCGATCCTCACGGGCATGGGTACCGCGAACGGCGGAATCTACATCGAACGCGGCGCCACGTTCTACACGTACCAGCGCAGGGTCCCGCAGGACTCCTCCCTCACCCTCGAGGAGCTCTTCCGGCACGAGTACGTCCACTATCTCAACGGCCGCTGGGCCGTACCCGGGTACTTCGGCGAAGGCCCCTGGTACAGCGGTGACCGCACCACCGCCATGGACGAGGGCACGGCCGAGTTCTTCGACGGCGCCACCCGCGACGACGGCATGGCCGTCCGCAGGTCCCTCGTCCAGGGCGTCATCGACGACACCGCCGGCGGCGGCCCCCGGATGACCGTGAACCAGCTCCTCCACGCCACCTACGACGGAGACGGCTTCCGCTTCTACGACTACGCGGGCACCTTCTTCGAGTTCCTCTGGACCGAACGACCGTCACTGCTGCGGGAGATGTACGGTCTGCTCCGGGCGGACGATCCCGCGGGCTTCGACGCCTGGCGCGGCCGGCTCGGCGGCGACCCGGCACTCCAGCGCGCCTACGACGCCTTCCTCGACGCCCAGATCGCCAAGGTGGACGAGCTGTTCGTGCCCAACACCACCTACATACCCAACGACCGCCTCAGGGACGCCTCGGCCGAAGCGGTCCGGGAGTCCTTCGTCGCCGCCACCCAGTCCCATCCCGTCTGCACGGAGAACGACGACCCCGGAAAGCGGCGCTTCACCTGCACCGGCCGGATCACCGCCAACCTCACCGACTCCACCTCCCCGGACCTCGTCTTCAAGGACATGTCCGAGACGGTGGACTACTTCATCCTCGACCGCGCCGGGGCGGCCTCGACCAATCTCGCCGACATGAACTGCTCCTTCGGTCCGGTCGACATCTGGACCAACGGACGTGCGGGTACGTCCACTTACCGCTGCGAGGGACCCTTGCGCAGCTGA
- a CDS encoding aminopeptidase P family protein, which produces MAGSDPLPQRLRTGSHDLPVSAELAAFMTGCWAERTLPTDARVAARDMTPVRRARLSARFPGERLLVPAGEVKVRSNDCDHRFRPHSAYAWLTGLTGEDQHGHVLVLEPSGPGGGHEAVLYVRPRPVRAAGDDTFYRDRRYGEFWVGRRPDLAEAERLTGVRCVHLDDLGLLPPGRDAASDPVLAAALAELRLVKDRWEIGELQRAVDHTAAGFEDVVRALPRALAHPRGERLVEGVFGLRARLEGNGTGYETIAASGAHACVLHWTRNDGRLDPSELLLLDAGVETDTLYTADVTRTLPLSGRFSPVQRRVYELVLAAQEAGMAALRPGSPFRDFHRACVRVIAEGLADWGVLKDREGDLHRRYTLCSSGHMLGLDVHDCARARAEAYLDGVLEEGQVLTVEPGLYFQPDDGTLPPELRGIGVRIEDDLVVTADGARLMSGALPRVPEAVEAWMGSLLEG; this is translated from the coding sequence ATGGCCGGCAGTGACCCTCTCCCCCAGCGCCTCCGCACCGGCAGCCACGACCTGCCGGTTTCCGCGGAGTTGGCGGCGTTCATGACCGGGTGCTGGGCGGAGCGCACGTTGCCCACCGATGCCCGCGTCGCGGCCCGTGACATGACGCCGGTGCGGCGGGCCCGGCTCTCGGCCCGCTTCCCCGGTGAGCGGCTGCTGGTTCCGGCCGGGGAGGTGAAGGTCCGCTCCAACGACTGCGACCACCGCTTCCGCCCGCACAGCGCGTACGCCTGGCTGACGGGACTGACCGGCGAGGACCAGCACGGCCATGTGCTGGTCCTGGAGCCGTCGGGTCCGGGCGGCGGGCACGAGGCCGTGCTGTACGTCCGCCCCCGGCCGGTGCGGGCCGCCGGTGACGACACCTTCTACCGGGACCGTCGGTACGGGGAGTTCTGGGTGGGCCGGCGGCCCGACCTGGCCGAGGCCGAGCGGTTGACGGGCGTCCGGTGCGTCCACCTCGACGATCTCGGGCTGCTGCCTCCCGGCCGCGACGCCGCGTCCGATCCCGTGCTCGCCGCGGCCCTCGCCGAGCTCCGGCTGGTCAAGGACCGCTGGGAGATCGGTGAGTTGCAGCGTGCCGTCGACCACACGGCGGCCGGTTTCGAGGACGTCGTCCGTGCGCTGCCGCGTGCGCTCGCCCATCCGCGCGGTGAGCGGCTGGTCGAGGGGGTGTTCGGGCTGCGGGCCCGGCTGGAGGGCAACGGCACGGGCTACGAGACCATCGCCGCTTCAGGCGCGCACGCGTGTGTGCTCCACTGGACCCGCAATGACGGCCGTCTCGACCCGTCGGAGTTGCTGCTGCTCGACGCGGGTGTCGAGACGGACACCCTCTACACGGCGGACGTCACCCGCACCCTGCCGTTGTCCGGCCGCTTCTCGCCCGTGCAGCGGCGGGTGTACGAACTCGTCCTCGCCGCGCAGGAGGCGGGCATGGCCGCGCTGCGGCCGGGAAGCCCGTTCCGCGACTTCCACCGCGCCTGCGTGCGGGTGATCGCGGAGGGTCTGGCGGACTGGGGGGTGCTGAAGGACCGGGAGGGCGACCTCCACCGCCGGTACACGCTGTGCAGCAGCGGCCACATGCTGGGGCTCGACGTGCACGACTGCGCCCGGGCGCGTGCCGAGGCGTACCTCGACGGGGTCCTGGAGGAGGGTCAGGTGCTGACGGTGGAGCCGGGTCTGTACTTCCAGCCCGACGACGGGACACTGCCGCCCGAGTTGCGTGGGATCGGGGTGCGCATCGAGGACGATCTGGTGGTGACGGCGGACGGGGCGCGGCTGATGTCGGGGGCGCTGCCGCGTGTGCCGGAGGCCGTCGAGGCGTGGATGGGTTCGCTGCTGGAGGGCTGA
- a CDS encoding acyl-CoA dehydrogenase family protein, with protein sequence MPAFSLEPAQTAWCAELRTLATERLRPLADKGEPGRVNRPLLTALGEVGLLARLFTAGALDLCLMRESLAHGCTEAETALALQGLGAHPLHRSGTPAQRDRWLPAVAAGRAVAAFALSEPGAGSDAAALALHAAAEPHGPGWRLTGEKLWISNAPEADFCTVFARTGEAPGARGITAFLVPADRPGLTGRPLDMLSPHPIGALTFDGVPVTPDDVLGRPGAGFRVAMDTLNLYRPSVGAFAVGMAQAALDATLHHTAHRNAFGGPLKNLQAVSHQAADMATRTEAARLLVHAAACAYDAGAPDVPRRSAMAKLFATETAQYVVDTAVQLHGARALQRGHLLEHLYREVRAPRIYEGASEVQRGIIAKELYATAGTEETTR encoded by the coding sequence ATGCCCGCATTCTCGCTCGAACCGGCACAGACCGCCTGGTGCGCCGAACTGCGCACCCTGGCCACCGAACGACTGCGCCCCCTCGCCGACAAGGGCGAACCCGGCCGTGTCAACCGGCCGCTCCTCACCGCACTCGGTGAAGTCGGCCTGCTGGCACGACTCTTCACCGCCGGCGCACTGGATCTCTGCCTGATGCGCGAATCCCTCGCCCACGGCTGCACCGAGGCCGAGACCGCCCTCGCCCTCCAGGGACTCGGCGCCCACCCGCTCCACCGATCGGGTACCCCCGCCCAGCGCGACCGCTGGCTGCCCGCCGTCGCCGCGGGCCGCGCCGTCGCCGCCTTCGCCCTCAGCGAGCCCGGCGCCGGCTCCGACGCCGCCGCGCTCGCCCTCCACGCCGCAGCCGAACCGCACGGCCCGGGCTGGCGCCTCACCGGCGAGAAACTGTGGATCTCCAACGCCCCCGAGGCCGATTTCTGCACCGTCTTCGCCCGCACGGGTGAAGCCCCCGGCGCCCGCGGCATCACCGCCTTCCTCGTCCCCGCCGACCGCCCCGGCCTCACCGGCCGCCCCCTCGACATGCTCTCCCCCCACCCGATCGGCGCCCTCACCTTCGACGGCGTCCCCGTCACCCCCGACGACGTCCTCGGCCGGCCCGGCGCCGGCTTCCGCGTCGCCATGGACACCCTCAACCTCTACCGCCCGAGCGTCGGCGCCTTCGCCGTCGGCATGGCCCAGGCCGCACTCGACGCCACCCTCCACCACACCGCACACCGCAACGCCTTCGGCGGCCCCCTCAAGAACCTCCAGGCCGTCTCCCACCAGGCAGCCGACATGGCCACCCGGACCGAAGCCGCCCGGCTCCTCGTCCACGCCGCCGCCTGCGCCTACGACGCCGGCGCCCCCGACGTGCCACGCCGCTCCGCCATGGCCAAACTGTTCGCGACCGAGACCGCCCAGTACGTCGTCGACACAGCGGTACAACTCCACGGCGCACGCGCACTCCAGCGCGGCCATCTGCTCGAACACCTCTACCGGGAAGTGCGCGCCCCACGCATCTACGAAGGCGCCAGCGAGGTCCAGCGCGGCATCATCGCCAAGGAGCTGTACGCCACCGCCGGCACGGAGGAGACCACCCGATGA
- a CDS encoding FAD/NAD(P)-dependent oxidoreductase has protein sequence MTTSPSEPGTPPGGTHRDTPCDLAVVGAGPAGLAAAVTAAGLGLRVTLLDAAEHPGGQYYRHPAPGLRAARPQALHHRWQTFTRLERRLRAHTSAGRLRHLPGHHVWSVLPERPTETGESSSTPFAAPAPVWGLHAVAGESAGDGPVPEGGDQDAHGDGDDRPVTVRARTVLLATGAHERQLPFPGWTLPGVVGAGGAQAMLKSGLVLPGRRTVVAGSGPLLLAVAAALSSAGATVPALVEAAAYPAYARRPAALLRNPVKLAEGAAHGATLLRHGVRVLTRHAVTAAHGTARVEAVTVERLDRDWRPVPGSARRIPCDALATGHGLVPQLELATGLGCATRRTADGTPALALDDEQRTSVAGVWSAGETGGIGGAELALAEGELAARSVARALRGIPLPPRAAVLRGRRDRLRAFADTMATVHRPRESWTAWLHDDTHVCRCEEVTAGAIRQAAGELGAHDTRTVKLLTRAGMGWCQGRMCGSAVARLAGGAPAADRRPLSCPVPLGHLAGLPGDGPPTPTPPPDRPGPAAPAGR, from the coding sequence ATGACGACCTCGCCGTCTGAACCCGGCACACCCCCCGGCGGCACCCACCGTGACACGCCCTGCGACCTCGCCGTCGTCGGCGCCGGCCCAGCCGGGCTCGCCGCCGCCGTCACCGCCGCGGGCCTCGGGCTGCGCGTGACGCTCCTCGACGCGGCCGAACACCCCGGCGGCCAGTACTACCGGCACCCCGCACCCGGCCTCCGCGCCGCCCGGCCGCAGGCCCTGCACCACCGCTGGCAGACCTTCACCCGCCTCGAACGCCGGCTGCGCGCCCACACCTCCGCCGGCCGCCTCCGGCACCTGCCCGGCCATCACGTGTGGAGCGTCCTGCCCGAACGGCCGACGGAAACAGGGGAGTCCTCATCGACCCCGTTCGCAGCCCCGGCCCCGGTCTGGGGACTGCACGCCGTCGCCGGCGAGAGCGCCGGCGACGGCCCGGTCCCGGAGGGAGGCGACCAGGACGCCCACGGCGACGGCGACGACAGACCCGTCACCGTCCGGGCCCGCACCGTCCTCCTCGCCACCGGAGCCCACGAACGCCAACTGCCTTTCCCCGGCTGGACCCTTCCCGGCGTCGTCGGCGCCGGCGGGGCCCAGGCCATGCTCAAGTCGGGACTCGTCCTCCCCGGCCGCAGGACCGTTGTCGCCGGCAGCGGCCCACTGCTGCTCGCCGTCGCCGCCGCACTCTCTTCCGCCGGTGCCACCGTGCCCGCGCTCGTCGAGGCCGCCGCCTACCCCGCCTACGCACGCCGGCCGGCCGCCCTGCTGCGCAACCCCGTCAAACTCGCCGAAGGGGCGGCGCACGGCGCCACGCTGCTCCGGCACGGCGTACGGGTCCTCACCCGCCACGCGGTCACCGCCGCCCACGGCACCGCCCGGGTCGAGGCAGTGACGGTCGAACGGCTCGACCGCGACTGGCGGCCCGTGCCGGGCAGCGCCCGCCGCATTCCCTGCGACGCCCTCGCCACCGGCCACGGACTCGTTCCCCAGCTCGAACTCGCCACCGGACTGGGCTGTGCCACCCGTCGCACGGCTGACGGCACCCCCGCCCTCGCGCTCGACGACGAACAGCGCACCTCCGTGGCGGGCGTCTGGTCGGCGGGGGAGACCGGCGGGATCGGTGGCGCCGAACTCGCCTTGGCCGAAGGCGAACTGGCCGCCCGCTCCGTGGCCCGCGCCCTGCGTGGCATCCCGCTGCCGCCGCGAGCGGCGGTACTGCGCGGACGCCGCGACCGGCTGCGGGCCTTCGCCGACACGATGGCCACCGTCCACCGGCCGCGCGAGAGCTGGACAGCATGGCTCCACGACGACACCCATGTGTGCCGCTGCGAAGAGGTCACGGCCGGGGCGATCAGGCAGGCGGCCGGCGAACTCGGCGCGCACGACACCCGCACGGTCAAACTGCTCACGCGCGCCGGAATGGGATGGTGCCAGGGCCGTATGTGCGGATCCGCGGTCGCCCGCCTGGCCGGCGGGGCCCCCGCTGCCGACCGGCGGCCCCTGTCCTGCCCCGTACCGCTCGGCCACCTCGCCGGCCTGCCCGGGGACGGTCCGCCCACCCCGACTCCGCCGCCGGACCGACCCGGCCCGGCCGCCCCGGCGGGCCGCTGA
- a CDS encoding RidA family protein, with translation MSLERINPPGLSPAGGFSHAVAATGSRLVFLAGQTALDADGKVTGDGLVEQFETALTNLLAALAAAGGTPHDLARVTVYATDVADYRRHAGALGRVWHRLAGRDYPAMAVIGAVRLWDEQALVELDGVAVLP, from the coding sequence ATGAGCCTCGAACGGATCAACCCGCCCGGGCTGTCACCCGCCGGCGGGTTCTCCCACGCCGTCGCCGCCACCGGCTCCCGCCTGGTCTTCCTCGCCGGCCAGACCGCACTCGACGCCGACGGCAAGGTGACCGGCGACGGGCTCGTCGAGCAGTTCGAAACGGCCCTCACCAACCTCCTCGCCGCCCTCGCCGCGGCCGGCGGCACCCCCCACGACCTCGCCCGCGTCACCGTGTACGCCACCGACGTCGCCGACTACCGCCGCCACGCCGGCGCACTCGGCCGCGTCTGGCACCGGCTCGCCGGCCGCGACTACCCCGCCATGGCGGTCATCGGCGCCGTACGCCTCTGGGACGAACAAGCCCTCGTCGAACTCGACGGAGTCGCCGTACTGCCCTGA
- a CDS encoding NAD(P)/FAD-dependent oxidoreductase: protein MPTGNPRGPLDAVIVGAGVVGAACAHYASRAGLVVAVVDRGSVAGGTTGAGEGNLLVSDKEAGPELDLALLSTRLWRELADVLPPETEYEPKGGLVVAPDETALTALRRFAEAQRTAGAETHEVPAHALRDLEPHLAPGLVGGFHYPQDAQVQPARAAAQLLASARRSGATVHLGEQVTAVLSHPDGTLRGVRTPHRELHAPAVVNATGTRGGDLARLAGTHLPVQPRRGFVLVTEPLPRVVRHKVYAADYISDVASDSAALQASAVVEGTPAGPVLIGATRERVGFDRALSAEAVRRLARQAAALFPVLAGVSVIRTYHGFRPYLPDHLPAIGPDPRVPGLFHACGHEGAGIGLAPATGLLVAAALAGDRPALDLTPFRPERFDQAGAAQ, encoded by the coding sequence GTGCCCACCGGAAACCCTCGTGGTCCCCTGGACGCCGTCATCGTCGGCGCCGGCGTCGTCGGAGCGGCCTGTGCCCACTACGCGAGCCGCGCCGGCCTCGTCGTCGCCGTCGTCGACCGCGGCTCCGTCGCGGGCGGCACCACTGGCGCCGGGGAGGGCAATCTCCTCGTCTCCGACAAGGAGGCGGGCCCCGAACTCGACCTCGCGCTGCTGTCCACCCGGCTGTGGCGCGAACTCGCCGACGTCCTCCCACCGGAGACGGAGTACGAGCCCAAAGGCGGTCTCGTCGTCGCGCCCGACGAGACCGCCCTCACCGCACTCCGCCGATTCGCCGAAGCCCAGCGCACAGCCGGTGCCGAGACACACGAAGTCCCCGCCCACGCCCTCCGCGACCTGGAACCCCATCTGGCCCCCGGCCTCGTCGGCGGTTTCCACTACCCCCAGGACGCCCAGGTCCAGCCCGCCCGCGCCGCCGCCCAACTCCTCGCCTCGGCCCGGCGGTCGGGCGCCACCGTCCACCTCGGCGAACAGGTCACCGCGGTCCTCAGCCACCCTGACGGAACCCTGCGCGGCGTCCGCACACCCCATCGCGAACTCCACGCCCCCGCCGTCGTCAACGCCACCGGCACCCGGGGCGGCGACCTCGCCCGCCTCGCCGGCACCCACCTACCCGTCCAGCCGCGCCGAGGCTTCGTCCTCGTCACCGAACCCCTGCCTCGCGTCGTCCGCCACAAGGTCTACGCCGCCGACTACATCTCCGACGTCGCCAGCGACTCAGCGGCCCTCCAGGCCTCCGCCGTCGTCGAGGGCACCCCGGCCGGACCGGTCCTGATCGGCGCCACCCGCGAACGCGTCGGCTTCGACCGCGCCCTGTCCGCCGAAGCCGTCCGCCGGCTCGCCCGCCAGGCCGCCGCCCTGTTCCCCGTTCTCGCCGGTGTCAGCGTCATCCGCACCTACCACGGCTTCCGCCCCTACCTCCCCGACCACCTCCCCGCCATCGGCCCCGACCCGCGAGTCCCAGGCCTGTTCCACGCGTGCGGCCACGAGGGCGCGGGCATCGGCCTCGCCCCCGCCACCGGGCTCCTCGTCGCCGCCGCACTGGCCGGGGACAGGCCGGCCCTGGACCTGACCCCGTTCCGACCCGAACGATTCGACCAGGCAGGAGCAGCGCAGTGA